The following are encoded in a window of Halalkalicoccus jeotgali B3 genomic DNA:
- a CDS encoding DUF4397 domain-containing protein: MTDHDDANDRTNRQTGRMPDYPLNRSWSAGLHVSNEATKEETDAARHSSSRRGFLAGTAAVGLGAAGLASPAGADNHDDSEKDTGDSEIEDGARIVHLSPDAPIVDVYVDGELWFEDVEPFVTQTPYLEYVPGTYTVQFTPAGEGPEAAVLESEVTFEEGRYTVAAVGEACAGSDEPLRIVSFEDDTTPTSSGHARLRGIHASVDAPRVDVTVRNGEETVFENLGFGEGDYGEVAADETVLEIRESATGEIVERFEIGFEAGAVYTVFALGYVDPTTAPESAVENASFALGITEDAIPGER; encoded by the coding sequence ATGACTGACCACGACGACGCGAACGATAGGACGAACCGACAAACCGGCCGAATGCCCGATTACCCACTAAACAGGAGCTGGTCGGCTGGTCTGCACGTGAGCAATGAAGCAACTAAAGAGGAGACTGACGCTGCTCGTCACAGCTCTTCTCGGCGTGGGTTCTTAGCTGGAACCGCGGCTGTGGGACTCGGCGCCGCCGGACTTGCCTCACCGGCCGGGGCCGACAACCACGACGATAGCGAGAAGGACACTGGAGACTCCGAAATCGAGGACGGTGCACGCATTGTTCACCTCTCGCCCGATGCTCCCATTGTGGACGTCTACGTCGACGGAGAGCTGTGGTTTGAGGATGTCGAGCCATTCGTGACCCAGACACCATACCTTGAGTACGTGCCTGGAACATACACGGTCCAGTTCACCCCTGCCGGCGAGGGGCCCGAGGCGGCGGTCCTCGAATCCGAGGTCACCTTCGAGGAAGGACGCTATACGGTTGCCGCCGTTGGCGAAGCCTGTGCGGGAAGCGACGAACCACTACGGATCGTTTCCTTCGAAGACGATACGACACCAACGTCGTCGGGACACGCCCGTCTCCGGGGTATTCATGCATCAGTCGACGCTCCACGTGTCGATGTCACCGTTCGAAACGGCGAAGAGACCGTCTTTGAGAACCTCGGGTTCGGAGAGGGGGATTACGGCGAAGTGGCGGCTGACGAAACGGTTCTTGAGATACGCGAGAGCGCGACTGGTGAAATCGTTGAGCGCTTTGAGATCGGGTTCGAAGCGGGGGCAGTCTATACGGTGTTCGCCCTCGGATACGTTGATCCAACTACTGCACCCGAAAGCGCGGTCGAAAACGCCTCGTTTGCACTTGGGATTACTGAGGACGCGATACCGGGTGAACGGTAA
- a CDS encoding winged helix-turn-helix domain-containing protein, producing MEAVLWYVLTGTRGGPNRVRLLQAINERPRNANQFAEALDLDYTTIRHHLEVLIDNGMVRKSGGDYGAVYLTTEQVDHHWETVETISEQVE from the coding sequence ATGGAGGCCGTTCTCTGGTACGTGCTCACCGGAACTCGCGGGGGGCCGAACCGGGTGCGCCTCCTGCAGGCGATTAATGAACGGCCACGCAATGCCAACCAGTTTGCCGAGGCTCTCGACCTCGATTACACGACGATTCGCCATCACCTCGAGGTCCTGATAGACAATGGGATGGTTCGGAAGAGTGGCGGCGACTACGGCGCGGTGTATCTGACAACCGAGCAGGTCGACCACCATTGGGAGACTGTCGAAACGATCAGCGAACAGGTGGAATGA